The genomic region ATCTGTAAAGCACGCCGACAGTTCCCTCGCGCGCACGCCTGGCGTTTCGTTCAAATCCGGCTGAAAAAAATTCGAGCTCGCGTGACACCCGCGTGAACGAAAAAGCCCGCTGTTCGCGGGCTTTTTGTTGGGGCAGTGAAACCGCTTACTCGACCTTCACCTTCGCCGCCGCAGCGACCTTCTTCCACTGCGGAATCTCTTTCGCGATGATCGCCCCGAACGTCTCGGGCGAGCCGCCGGCCGGCGCGACGCCGTCGGCTTCGAGCTTCTCGATCATGTCCTTCTGGCTGATGATCTTGGTCACTTCCGAGTTGATGCGGTCCACGATCGCGCGCGGTGTGCCTTTGGGCGCGATGAAGCCGTGCCAGTTGGAGACGTCGTAGCCTTTCACCGTCTCGTCGACCGCGGGTACGTTCGGCAGCGCCGGGATGCGCTTCGCGGTGGTCACCGCGATCGCGCGGAGCCGCCCCTGCTTCACGATCGGCATCGTCGCCGCGATCGAGCCGAAGATGAGCGTCGTCTGGCCGCCCATGGTGTCGGTGAGCGCCGGACCGGTGCCTTTGTACGGGATGTGGTTCATCTTGATGCCGGCCTGCATCGCGAAGAGCTCGGTCGCCATGTGCACGATGCTGCCCTGGCCGCTGGTCGCGTAGTTGATGTCGCCCGGCTTGGCCTTCGCCGCGGCGATCAGCTCCTTGATGTTCTTGACGG from Burkholderiales bacterium harbors:
- a CDS encoding tripartite tricarboxylate transporter substrate binding protein, translating into MLAATKATLRFTLVAAAVVGTIGTASAQQWPTKPVRIIAPFAPGGGTDFIARLIATKLTEAIKGPQFIVENRPGAGATIGTELGVKSPPDGYTLTMVAASYTVNPSLYKLNFDPVTDIQPIIQIAKGPFLVSVHPSLPVKNIKELIAAAKAKPGDINYATSGQGSIVHMATELFAMQAGIKMNHIPYKGTGPALTDTMGGQTTLIFGSIAATMPIVKQGRLRAIAVTTAKRIPALPNVPAVDETVKGYDVSNWHGFIAPKGTPRAIVDRINSEVTKIISQKDMIEKLEADGVAPAGGSPETFGAIIAKEIPQWKKVAAAAKVKVE